A stretch of Amycolatopsis balhimycina FH 1894 DNA encodes these proteins:
- a CDS encoding helix-turn-helix domain-containing protein, whose product MDALHPFWTSPEVLRAAAEGRYGMLARAVREARHWTLAQVAVPCHLSVSTLSRMETGQRTLSDVHYLRTLSEVLAIPPHLFGLAPVVTGAAEEHDRARTVTVRATSSGSGQGGDEAMRRRQVLAGLAGFTIAGVLPGTARAASSEESLEALLLTKSQLPATPVPLMTLHHALGQAQHAFERCEYSELTSALPRLIAAAHASRDSAAGQLRERMSAALARAYLLGSELATKRHRDTVARVAADRSHAAAEASGDPLTIAASSRAIAISMRRHALDAPERIDREAGLNGAITMLTKTALDLEADHGDPRAPLLATYGSLLCTASYAAAQNGNTAQAIGLIEEAEHAARRLPGTATAGGGSAQFSETTVAVYRIGIHTALGDTATALSYFDSVEPGQLPTAERRARAYVDGARAWNAHGNLDQATSALNRAFTCAPQELQRPSVRDLITVMLDTPGRTPATLPALATHAGV is encoded by the coding sequence ATGGACGCTCTGCACCCGTTCTGGACGTCGCCCGAGGTCTTACGCGCCGCCGCCGAAGGCCGCTACGGCATGCTGGCCCGAGCCGTACGGGAGGCTCGGCACTGGACGTTGGCGCAGGTCGCCGTCCCATGCCACCTGTCGGTGAGCACCCTCTCCCGGATGGAAACCGGTCAGCGCACGCTCAGCGACGTCCACTACCTGCGCACCCTGTCCGAGGTCCTCGCGATCCCGCCGCACCTGTTCGGACTGGCCCCGGTCGTGACCGGCGCGGCAGAAGAGCACGACCGTGCCCGGACCGTTACTGTCCGCGCAACGAGCTCGGGCAGCGGACAGGGCGGTGACGAGGCAATGCGGCGACGACAGGTTCTCGCAGGACTGGCCGGCTTCACGATCGCCGGCGTTCTGCCCGGCACGGCCCGCGCAGCATCCAGCGAGGAATCGCTGGAAGCACTGCTGCTCACGAAGTCACAGCTGCCCGCGACGCCCGTGCCTCTGATGACCCTCCACCACGCGCTGGGCCAGGCGCAGCACGCCTTCGAGCGGTGCGAGTACAGCGAACTCACCAGCGCGCTGCCCCGGCTGATCGCCGCCGCTCACGCCAGCCGCGACTCCGCCGCCGGCCAGCTGCGGGAGCGGATGTCCGCGGCCTTGGCCCGCGCCTACCTGCTCGGCTCGGAACTGGCCACCAAACGGCACCGCGACACCGTCGCGCGTGTCGCCGCCGACCGGTCCCACGCGGCCGCCGAAGCCAGCGGGGACCCGCTCACGATCGCGGCCAGCTCACGCGCGATCGCCATCTCGATGCGCCGCCACGCCCTCGACGCGCCGGAGCGGATCGACCGCGAGGCCGGGCTGAACGGCGCGATCACCATGCTTACCAAGACCGCGCTCGACCTCGAAGCCGACCACGGCGACCCGCGGGCGCCGCTGCTGGCGACCTACGGATCGCTGCTGTGTACGGCCAGCTACGCCGCTGCCCAGAACGGCAACACCGCCCAGGCCATCGGGCTCATCGAGGAAGCCGAGCACGCCGCCCGCCGGCTGCCCGGAACCGCCACCGCCGGGGGCGGCAGCGCCCAGTTCAGCGAGACGACCGTCGCGGTCTACCGCATCGGCATTCACACCGCTCTCGGCGACACCGCGACGGCCCTCAGCTACTTCGACTCCGTGGAGCCCGGCCAACTGCCCACCGCCGAACGCCGGGCACGCGCCTACGTCGACGGCGCACGAGCGTGGAACGCCCACGGCAACCTCGACCAGGCCACCAGCGCGCTGAACCGGGCCTTCACCTGCGCGCCGCAGGAACTTCAGCGGCCGTCAGTCCGGGACCTGATCACCGTCATGCTCGATACCCCCGGCCGGACCCCGGCAACGCTTCCCGCGCTGGCGACCCACGCCGGAGTCTGA
- a CDS encoding ABC transporter permease, producing the protein MSAPTELPVSGAPPVADVEGAHRARRRRRQALVHLTQAAVLVVVLGGWQLLVQGDQRGIILYGVPSGIVDRLKTWITEGTAIGSLGDQILTTLQEALIGFAIGTALGIVCGIALGRIRFLADVFGPFIKVLNAIPRIVLGSVFVLAFGLGLESKILLVIVLVFFGVFFNAFQGTREVDRNFVANASILGASRWQVTRQVVLPSAFTWIIASLHVSFGFALIGAIVGEFLGGYAGLGVLIKNAQGTFDANGVWAAMVIMGIVALLAEWLITRLEHRLLRWRPAQLAGPEL; encoded by the coding sequence ATGAGCGCACCCACCGAACTACCGGTCAGCGGCGCTCCGCCGGTGGCCGACGTGGAAGGGGCACATCGAGCGCGCCGCCGCCGGCGGCAGGCCCTGGTGCACCTGACCCAGGCCGCCGTGCTGGTCGTCGTGCTCGGCGGCTGGCAGCTGCTCGTCCAGGGCGACCAGCGCGGCATCATCCTTTACGGCGTCCCGTCGGGCATCGTGGACCGGCTGAAGACCTGGATCACCGAAGGCACCGCGATCGGCTCGCTCGGTGATCAGATCCTGACGACCCTGCAGGAAGCGTTGATCGGTTTCGCGATCGGGACGGCACTGGGCATCGTGTGCGGCATCGCGCTGGGTCGGATCCGGTTCCTCGCCGACGTTTTCGGCCCGTTCATCAAAGTGCTCAACGCGATCCCGCGGATCGTGCTGGGGTCGGTGTTCGTGCTCGCCTTCGGGCTCGGGCTGGAGTCGAAGATCCTGCTGGTCATCGTGCTGGTGTTCTTCGGCGTGTTCTTCAACGCCTTCCAGGGCACCCGCGAGGTGGACCGCAACTTCGTCGCCAACGCCAGCATCCTCGGTGCGTCCCGCTGGCAGGTCACCCGGCAGGTCGTGCTGCCCTCGGCGTTCACCTGGATCATCGCGAGCCTGCACGTCAGCTTCGGCTTCGCGCTGATCGGCGCGATCGTCGGTGAGTTCCTCGGCGGCTACGCCGGGCTCGGCGTGCTGATCAAGAACGCCCAGGGCACCTTCGACGCCAACGGCGTGTGGGCGGCCATGGTGATCATGGGCATCGTCGCCCTGCTCGCGGAATGGCTCATCACCCGGCTCGAACATCGCCTCCTGCGGTGGCGCCCCGCGCAACTCGCCGGCCCCGAACTCTGA
- a CDS encoding TIGR02391 family protein: MTVKRWDNIEILQAIDRHQERACGAAVYAVSGLQLMEELAGALVADEWLWRGFIQEVQIARDAGLLTFDLVAPGGAGAPSAVAEPHYYLQLIRNFALTVAGQDRARGRQVVHDLSDPAEDDGRPISKLILGRIAAAIRAEYSPEQIAIFLRESNLIPDRISLPDNVNHGDPMEVFACLEQQLGSEGRRVLRGFLGRWVEGGLLSGPTRELRVALVEQLGRQGWFVRDGRLVVDKPTSGLMASSPMLRDARIAALHPEIGSVAEQYVLDGYHAGAVFEAMKAVSNRVKKMASIDEDGQRLMGQVFADKGPRIALADLTTETGRNIQSGYRFMFMGGMQALRNPGAHEQHLEMDENEAFDQLAFASLLMRRLDSSSVL; encoded by the coding sequence ATGACGGTGAAACGTTGGGATAACATCGAGATTTTGCAAGCGATTGATCGTCATCAGGAGCGCGCGTGCGGCGCGGCCGTGTACGCGGTCAGCGGCCTCCAACTTATGGAGGAACTTGCGGGAGCGCTGGTTGCTGACGAATGGCTGTGGAGGGGCTTCATTCAGGAAGTTCAAATCGCACGTGACGCTGGTCTCCTGACTTTCGACCTCGTGGCACCTGGTGGTGCCGGAGCTCCATCGGCGGTCGCGGAGCCGCATTACTACCTCCAGTTGATTCGCAATTTCGCTCTGACCGTGGCCGGGCAAGATAGGGCTCGTGGGCGCCAGGTCGTCCATGATCTGTCAGATCCGGCTGAAGATGACGGTCGGCCTATCAGCAAGCTGATCCTTGGACGTATAGCTGCGGCCATCAGGGCGGAGTACAGTCCTGAACAAATCGCGATTTTCCTCCGTGAATCAAATCTAATACCGGATCGAATCTCGCTCCCTGATAACGTCAACCACGGCGATCCCATGGAGGTTTTCGCGTGCCTGGAACAACAACTTGGGTCTGAGGGGCGACGTGTCCTGCGCGGTTTCCTGGGGAGGTGGGTTGAAGGTGGCCTGCTCTCTGGTCCGACGAGGGAATTGAGGGTGGCACTTGTTGAGCAACTCGGTCGACAAGGCTGGTTTGTTCGAGACGGACGCCTTGTTGTCGATAAGCCAACAAGTGGGCTCATGGCAAGCTCGCCCATGTTGCGAGATGCACGAATTGCTGCCTTGCATCCCGAGATTGGGTCGGTCGCAGAGCAGTATGTCCTCGATGGTTATCATGCGGGTGCAGTCTTTGAGGCGATGAAGGCAGTCAGTAATCGTGTCAAGAAGATGGCATCCATCGACGAGGATGGCCAACGGCTAATGGGGCAGGTCTTCGCGGACAAGGGACCGCGCATCGCGTTAGCTGATCTGACAACTGAGACTGGGCGAAACATCCAGAGTGGTTATCGATTCATGTTTATGGGTGGTATGCAAGCGCTACGGAACCCGGGGGCCCATGAGCAGCACTTAGAAATGGATGAGAATGAGGCATTTGACCAACTTGCTTTCGCAAGCCTACTAATGCGCAGATTGGATTCCTCCTCCGTTTTGTGA
- a CDS encoding stress protein, whose amino-acid sequence MADAEFPAALVGSTPEQFLLLEGENSHAGGQFAELDRLAASFIETALSGRTLISISQGTRGTKNSDRIALATAVSDRGFVDRTFALADQRARGAWFLPDTLSLKATSVNLAAHIRQHPWHAMTLAHEDVARTRLSESSDALVTWSLLIPLFDALLAPINERAHGSTKTGDEQKERWAEIFNSYRRLGIDIGPAISTFAYQCNWSNLDRSGQVHARLSLLDAISRHDPLQLASRFRADRMRLLIEATMKKARRGTPLARQVLVKSLQPVLAAYFGGDWLVFLDYLQLKPNPNEEVIAALPSPKLYVKGSKAASVAAERGIPADDVNAMLAAFMGEATPVSPVEQRVAALSHWWAEFDAIHARQTISMGPLWGLVEDGPYFIGEGQHLPRQQLYNQLLPPNLVTEVNRLWDGVILPRWPQTVVSEPYPHKLMAESLGPAVTVWHGIALTAWYVCEGPYSRTNLSSLREYHAPQLAALTEANTPIHPTLFDELQRAELRLGPPQDLETHIHEIETAGGRMGVRVSGGGQRREGFDILRDIISHHRVGWTRRYFQEYLDHRWNHELSGVARELHRFIAAKGKPPTFRQFARFAATAANRWFNGDLAKLYTALGEKAPETTRRIDLLPVGAHEFVNAVYKQLGGRPHDEQLRITDPDAADRFHQLARLAAASVYYVQVSEALGRAPTPIEFRANRYEWNWSEGLENGWPIYRQTIEHVRTARTT is encoded by the coding sequence ATGGCTGACGCCGAGTTCCCCGCCGCCTTAGTCGGCTCAACTCCCGAGCAGTTCCTCCTTCTTGAGGGTGAGAACAGCCACGCGGGGGGTCAGTTCGCTGAACTTGACCGTCTTGCTGCGAGCTTCATCGAAACAGCGCTATCTGGCCGCACGCTGATCAGCATCTCCCAGGGAACTCGGGGGACCAAGAACAGTGACCGCATCGCGCTGGCAACCGCAGTCAGCGACCGCGGCTTTGTTGACCGAACCTTCGCGCTGGCTGACCAGCGAGCACGCGGCGCGTGGTTCCTACCGGACACCCTGTCGCTGAAAGCCACGAGCGTTAACCTCGCCGCGCACATCCGCCAACACCCATGGCATGCGATGACGCTCGCCCATGAAGACGTCGCTCGCACGCGCCTCTCCGAGAGTTCGGACGCGCTGGTCACCTGGTCGTTGTTGATCCCACTCTTCGACGCATTGCTGGCGCCGATCAATGAACGTGCACACGGCTCCACAAAGACGGGCGACGAACAGAAAGAGCGATGGGCCGAAATATTCAATTCATACAGGCGCCTCGGAATCGACATCGGACCGGCCATCTCGACATTCGCCTACCAATGCAACTGGAGCAACCTCGACCGATCTGGTCAAGTACACGCGCGTTTGTCGCTTCTCGACGCGATCAGTCGCCACGACCCGCTGCAGCTCGCGAGCCGTTTTCGGGCCGACCGCATGCGACTGTTGATAGAAGCGACAATGAAGAAGGCCCGCCGCGGCACACCCTTGGCCCGGCAAGTGCTCGTCAAATCTTTGCAGCCAGTACTCGCAGCGTACTTTGGCGGCGATTGGCTTGTTTTCCTCGACTACCTCCAATTGAAGCCCAATCCAAACGAAGAAGTCATTGCTGCACTCCCCTCACCTAAGCTGTACGTCAAAGGATCCAAGGCCGCATCAGTCGCGGCTGAGCGTGGAATTCCCGCAGATGACGTAAACGCGATGCTGGCCGCGTTCATGGGAGAAGCCACCCCGGTATCTCCAGTCGAGCAACGTGTCGCCGCCCTGTCCCACTGGTGGGCCGAATTCGATGCAATACACGCACGACAGACAATCAGCATGGGACCACTGTGGGGACTGGTCGAAGACGGGCCGTATTTCATTGGCGAAGGACAACATCTCCCCAGGCAACAGCTTTACAATCAACTCCTGCCTCCGAACTTAGTGACTGAAGTTAATCGACTCTGGGACGGCGTCATCCTACCCCGCTGGCCGCAGACAGTAGTCAGCGAGCCCTACCCGCACAAGCTTATGGCCGAGAGTCTTGGGCCGGCTGTCACCGTGTGGCACGGCATTGCTCTTACAGCCTGGTATGTATGCGAAGGCCCCTATTCGCGCACTAACCTGTCGAGTTTACGCGAATACCACGCTCCGCAGTTAGCAGCGCTGACTGAAGCCAACACGCCGATCCATCCCACACTCTTCGACGAGCTGCAGCGCGCCGAGCTGCGACTCGGGCCGCCACAAGACCTCGAGACACACATCCATGAGATCGAAACTGCAGGTGGGCGCATGGGGGTGAGAGTCAGCGGCGGAGGTCAGCGTCGCGAAGGATTCGACATCCTGCGTGACATAATCTCGCACCATCGCGTGGGCTGGACTCGTCGATATTTCCAGGAATACTTGGACCACCGATGGAACCATGAACTAAGCGGTGTCGCACGCGAACTGCATCGCTTTATCGCAGCCAAAGGAAAGCCCCCAACCTTTCGTCAGTTCGCGCGATTCGCCGCCACAGCGGCAAATCGATGGTTCAACGGTGATCTTGCCAAGCTCTACACCGCACTCGGAGAGAAAGCCCCGGAGACGACCCGCCGCATCGATCTCCTTCCGGTCGGAGCACACGAGTTCGTCAATGCGGTCTACAAGCAGCTGGGCGGGAGGCCTCATGACGAACAGCTTCGAATCACAGATCCTGACGCAGCTGACCGCTTTCACCAGTTGGCGAGACTTGCTGCGGCCAGCGTCTACTATGTACAGGTTTCAGAAGCGCTTGGCCGGGCTCCCACGCCGATAGAGTTCCGCGCCAATCGATACGAGTGGAACTGGTCTGAAGGGCTCGAAAATGGCTGGCCGATATATCGGCAGACAATTGAGCATGTCCGCACAGCGCGCACGACCTAA
- a CDS encoding DEAD/DEAH box helicase family protein, whose protein sequence is MNNSRLVDLVAGQSFLEDAFVRWVLASAATRDIARHIVPQHKVNVEDHQYRLDFLLQGATRRVAVELDGYEFHSDKKAFVYDRIRQNDLTGLGYTVLRFSYDAIRSHTARCVSQLQAVLRSDSALAAYVVKDPIVPVPDDMDGNALWLATPASRRPSAQVSYFESVRKRFDMRPLRDCQREAMVALANYYRRGGLNAACVMSVGAGKTALGVASALAFARTRSLVITPGRVIRGTFATALDPGTAGNVLYTLRGGALIPGCRAPKTKILDSSEGSIRSVTREALLDAEVIVTNFHSINAASDREDLLEKLRPDDIDLIVIDEAHMAAAHTYQRLLTHFPKARRLLMSACFSRADGKKISADVVYRYRLIDSVADGHAKHLRAHRFTPQVEQTRYEILWPNGKREDIVGKEALLSVMEDESRLARITATSEEPINHVMQIVRQCLALQTHRLSPVRPRVLFSALGQRHAEQISRIANSHGIACASLHHSMGDAAIAATRTRFEHESGSLQAIVQLKMLGQGYDLPAISIVVPMRPYGSFGEFYQFVGRGIRIIHHPQLTASQQQHLDLIYHGELGLDDHLETLRVENDMDPHPADDDAFGDPPVPDRTDGGRGGVHVPDAVVLAEYGDSHQQLLHGIDRVEARREERELNALAQKYAAYAATTPNPRSFDDFVAVVRSTHG, encoded by the coding sequence GTGAATAACTCGAGGCTCGTCGATCTGGTCGCTGGTCAATCCTTTCTTGAGGACGCCTTTGTTCGATGGGTGTTGGCCTCAGCTGCAACGCGGGACATCGCTCGACACATTGTTCCGCAGCATAAAGTGAATGTCGAAGATCATCAGTATCGTTTGGACTTCCTCTTACAGGGAGCCACGAGACGCGTCGCCGTGGAACTCGACGGCTACGAGTTCCACAGCGACAAGAAGGCGTTCGTATATGACCGGATTCGACAGAATGACTTGACCGGGCTGGGCTACACTGTCCTTCGTTTCTCCTACGACGCGATTCGCAGTCACACAGCTCGGTGCGTATCCCAGCTACAGGCGGTTCTCCGTAGCGACTCTGCGCTCGCCGCGTATGTTGTCAAGGATCCGATCGTTCCGGTGCCAGACGATATGGACGGCAACGCACTGTGGCTGGCCACCCCGGCATCACGCAGGCCCAGCGCTCAGGTCAGCTACTTTGAATCCGTCCGGAAGCGGTTTGACATGCGCCCACTGCGCGACTGTCAGCGCGAAGCAATGGTGGCTCTAGCAAACTACTATCGCCGCGGCGGCCTCAACGCCGCGTGCGTAATGTCGGTCGGTGCCGGCAAGACCGCGTTGGGAGTGGCTTCCGCCCTGGCTTTCGCCCGTACACGATCACTGGTCATCACACCAGGTCGAGTCATTCGGGGCACGTTTGCCACGGCGCTGGATCCCGGAACAGCCGGCAACGTCCTGTACACCCTCCGCGGAGGCGCACTCATTCCAGGTTGCCGCGCCCCGAAGACAAAGATCCTCGACAGTAGCGAGGGCTCGATCCGATCAGTGACCAGAGAGGCGCTGCTCGATGCAGAAGTGATCGTCACCAACTTCCACTCGATCAACGCTGCCAGCGACCGCGAAGACCTGTTGGAGAAACTTCGTCCCGACGATATCGACCTCATCGTCATCGACGAGGCTCACATGGCGGCAGCACACACATACCAACGACTACTCACACATTTCCCGAAAGCTCGACGGCTTCTGATGTCCGCCTGCTTCAGCAGAGCCGACGGAAAAAAGATCTCCGCCGACGTGGTCTATCGATACAGGCTTATTGATTCCGTCGCAGATGGGCACGCCAAACACCTGCGCGCACACAGGTTTACACCGCAGGTGGAACAAACTCGCTACGAGATCTTGTGGCCGAACGGCAAACGCGAGGACATCGTCGGCAAAGAAGCACTGCTCAGCGTCATGGAAGACGAGAGCAGGCTCGCTCGCATCACGGCCACGTCCGAGGAACCCATCAACCATGTCATGCAGATAGTCCGACAATGCCTTGCTCTCCAGACACACAGACTTTCGCCAGTACGACCCCGAGTGCTGTTCTCAGCTCTTGGACAGCGCCACGCAGAACAGATCTCACGAATCGCCAACAGCCACGGTATTGCCTGCGCCTCCTTGCACCACTCGATGGGCGATGCGGCAATCGCAGCCACGCGAACGCGATTCGAACACGAATCAGGCAGCCTCCAAGCTATCGTCCAACTCAAGATGCTCGGCCAAGGTTACGACCTGCCCGCGATCAGCATCGTCGTTCCGATGCGTCCCTACGGCAGCTTCGGTGAGTTCTACCAGTTCGTAGGCCGCGGCATCCGAATCATCCATCATCCACAGCTCACGGCAAGTCAACAGCAACATCTCGACCTGATCTATCACGGGGAGCTTGGGCTCGACGACCACCTGGAGACCCTTCGTGTCGAGAACGACATGGATCCTCATCCCGCCGATGACGACGCCTTCGGTGATCCGCCTGTACCGGACAGAACCGACGGCGGACGGGGTGGCGTACACGTCCCCGATGCGGTAGTCCTGGCCGAGTACGGCGACAGTCACCAGCAGCTACTGCATGGCATCGATCGGGTCGAGGCACGCCGCGAGGAACGAGAACTCAACGCACTGGCGCAAAAGTATGCAGCCTATGCGGCAACTACGCCCAACCCTCGTTCGTTCGATGACTTCGTCGCAGTTGTCCGGAGCACCCATGGCTGA
- a CDS encoding ABC transporter ATP-binding protein: MHAAKPGDTAIELSGVTKQFTTDRGTPYTALRDLDLRVAPGEFCAIVGPTGCGKSTTLTLVSGLERPSAGSVTVHGRRVAGITPGVGFMFQTDAILPWKTVLDNVSAGPRFRGVAKRVALADARDWIRRVGLAGFEDRYPHQLSGGMRKRVALAQNLINEPEILLMDEPFSALDVQTRAKMSDELLSLWDLTRPAVVFVTHDLEEAIALADTVVVLTAGPAATVKARFPIDLPRPRVVQEIRFERRFADLYHQIWEALRAEVDAAYSQSTSLGEKEAS, encoded by the coding sequence GTGCATGCAGCGAAGCCGGGGGACACGGCGATCGAACTGTCGGGGGTGACCAAGCAGTTCACCACCGACCGCGGGACGCCCTATACGGCGTTGCGAGACCTCGACCTCCGGGTCGCGCCCGGCGAGTTCTGCGCCATCGTCGGCCCGACCGGGTGCGGCAAGTCCACCACGCTGACCCTGGTGTCCGGTTTGGAGCGACCGTCGGCCGGCTCGGTCACGGTGCACGGCCGGCGGGTCGCCGGCATCACCCCCGGCGTCGGCTTCATGTTCCAGACCGACGCGATCCTGCCGTGGAAGACCGTGCTGGACAACGTGTCCGCCGGCCCCCGGTTCCGTGGTGTGGCCAAGCGGGTCGCGCTGGCCGACGCCCGCGACTGGATCCGCCGCGTCGGGCTGGCCGGGTTCGAGGACCGCTACCCGCACCAGCTCTCCGGCGGGATGCGCAAGCGGGTCGCGCTCGCGCAGAACCTCATCAACGAACCGGAGATCCTGCTGATGGACGAGCCATTCTCCGCCCTCGACGTGCAGACACGGGCGAAGATGTCCGACGAGCTGCTGTCCCTGTGGGACCTGACCCGGCCGGCCGTGGTGTTCGTGACCCACGACCTCGAGGAGGCCATCGCGCTCGCGGACACCGTGGTGGTGCTCACCGCGGGCCCCGCGGCCACGGTCAAGGCCCGCTTCCCCATCGACCTGCCCCGGCCGCGCGTGGTTCAGGAGATCCGGTTCGAACGGCGCTTCGCCGATCTCTACCACCAGATCTGGGAGGCACTGCGCGCCGAAGTGGACGCCGCCTACTCCCAGAGCACCAGCCTCGGCGAGAAGGAGGCATCGTGA
- a CDS encoding response regulator, giving the protein MIRTLVVDDDYRVAKIHAAGIDRVPGFTCVGQAHTAAEARQAVAQLRPELLLLDIYLPDEDGLAILRGLNSADGTGPDCIVITAARDLDTVRTAMHLGAVYYLVKPFGFPQLRDQLDAYRRWRQQTSGSGDADQATVDALYNLLRGPATKPATTPPLPPTMRKILDTIRSSPRPIGASALAAQLGVSRPTAQRYLTELHRRGAIQLHLEYGRAGRPVHHYTSALGTP; this is encoded by the coding sequence ATGATCAGGACACTCGTCGTGGACGACGACTACCGCGTGGCGAAGATCCACGCGGCCGGCATCGACCGGGTCCCCGGCTTCACCTGCGTCGGGCAGGCACACACCGCGGCCGAAGCCCGCCAGGCGGTCGCCCAGCTGCGGCCGGAGCTGCTGCTGCTCGACATCTACCTGCCCGACGAGGACGGCCTGGCGATCCTGCGCGGGCTCAATTCCGCCGACGGCACCGGCCCGGACTGCATCGTCATCACCGCGGCCCGCGACCTGGACACCGTGCGCACCGCGATGCACCTCGGCGCGGTCTATTACCTGGTCAAGCCGTTCGGGTTCCCCCAGCTGCGCGACCAGCTCGACGCCTACCGGCGCTGGCGCCAGCAGACCAGCGGCAGCGGCGACGCCGACCAGGCCACCGTCGACGCGCTGTATAACCTGCTCCGGGGCCCCGCCACCAAACCGGCGACGACGCCACCACTGCCCCCGACCATGCGGAAGATCCTCGACACCATCCGCTCCTCACCGCGCCCGATCGGGGCGAGCGCCCTCGCCGCACAGCTGGGCGTGAGCCGGCCGACGGCACAGCGGTACCTCACCGAACTACACCGGCGAGGAGCGATTCAGCTCCACCTCGAATACGGCCGCGCAGGACGACCGGTGCACCACTACACCTCCGCCCTCGGCACGCCGTAA
- a CDS encoding ATP-binding protein, which produces MRRTRPLASQILLAVLGILVVTVSAGALLYVKMTGDTLDRQYEQRALGIAATVAQMQPVRDALAEGDPGHAIQAIAEQVRHSTAAAYVVVTDRSGIRFSHPNLSLIGQRLEEPVAALDGQGHVGIDNGSLCRSANGKAPLRGADGTIVGQVSVGICEEQVTSQLVQQTSDVVLYSAVALAIGVIASWLLARSLKRATFGLELAEIATLLQEREAMLHGIREGVIGVDAGGGVSVINDEARRLLGISAAAQGQPVADLLPPGRARDVLAGRTSGADDVVLTDEYLLLVNRMPVVLAGRHAGHVITLRDHTELEGLVRELHALTGLTTALRAQEHEFNNRLHILSGLLGLGELEEANRFLAEISAASLAQANDLRARIAPAELAALMLAKVTIAAERDVRLTVTPDSHLDHPATEAQTLLTVLGNLIDNAVEATAGGPEPRAVTVHVSDAGEDIHIVVTDTGPGIPHDALREIFVDGYSTKTARGGMPRGLGLALVHRLVRRAGGVIDVTPGPGGRFEVHLPKPEPGAPRALEPATPGVTR; this is translated from the coding sequence ATGCGGCGCACACGGCCCCTGGCGTCACAGATCCTGCTCGCCGTGCTGGGCATCCTCGTCGTGACCGTGTCCGCGGGAGCACTGCTCTACGTCAAGATGACGGGCGACACCCTGGACCGGCAGTACGAACAGCGCGCGTTGGGCATCGCCGCGACCGTCGCGCAGATGCAGCCGGTTCGTGACGCACTGGCGGAGGGCGACCCCGGGCATGCGATCCAGGCGATCGCCGAACAGGTCCGCCACAGCACCGCCGCGGCTTACGTCGTCGTGACCGACCGCTCGGGGATCCGCTTCTCGCACCCGAACCTGTCCCTCATCGGACAGCGCCTTGAAGAGCCGGTCGCGGCGCTGGACGGCCAGGGCCACGTCGGCATCGACAACGGCAGCCTGTGCCGATCCGCCAACGGGAAAGCGCCCCTGCGCGGAGCTGACGGCACCATCGTCGGCCAGGTCTCCGTCGGGATCTGCGAGGAGCAGGTCACCAGCCAGCTCGTGCAGCAGACTTCCGACGTCGTCCTCTACTCGGCCGTCGCCCTGGCCATCGGCGTCATCGCGTCCTGGCTGCTGGCCCGCAGCCTCAAACGCGCGACCTTTGGCCTGGAGCTCGCGGAGATCGCGACGCTGCTGCAGGAGCGGGAGGCGATGCTGCACGGCATCCGGGAAGGCGTGATCGGCGTCGACGCCGGCGGCGGGGTGAGCGTGATCAACGACGAGGCACGCCGGCTGCTGGGGATCTCCGCCGCCGCCCAGGGCCAGCCGGTCGCCGATCTGCTCCCACCCGGCCGCGCCCGCGACGTGCTGGCCGGCCGGACCTCCGGCGCCGATGACGTCGTACTCACCGACGAGTACCTGCTGTTGGTGAACCGGATGCCGGTCGTGCTGGCCGGGCGCCACGCCGGACATGTGATCACCTTGCGCGACCACACTGAGCTCGAAGGCCTCGTCCGCGAGCTGCACGCGCTGACCGGGCTGACCACGGCACTGCGGGCCCAGGAACACGAGTTCAACAACCGGCTGCACATCCTGTCCGGCCTGCTCGGCCTCGGCGAGCTCGAGGAGGCGAACCGGTTCCTCGCGGAGATCTCCGCCGCGTCCCTGGCGCAGGCCAACGACCTTCGCGCGCGGATCGCGCCGGCCGAGCTCGCCGCACTGATGCTGGCGAAGGTCACGATCGCCGCCGAGCGCGACGTCCGGCTCACTGTGACCCCCGACTCGCACCTCGACCACCCGGCCACCGAGGCACAGACGCTGCTCACCGTGCTGGGCAACCTGATCGACAACGCCGTCGAGGCCACCGCCGGCGGCCCAGAGCCACGCGCAGTGACCGTCCACGTGTCCGACGCGGGCGAGGACATCCACATCGTCGTGACCGACACCGGGCCCGGCATCCCCCACGACGCACTACGCGAAATCTTCGTCGACGGGTACTCCACGAAGACCGCGCGCGGCGGGATGCCCCGCGGACTCGGGCTCGCGCTGGTGCACCGGCTGGTGCGCCGGGCGGGCGGCGTCATTGACGTCACCCCCGGCCCGGGCGGACGCTTCGAGGTCCACCTGCCCAAACCCGAACCCGGCGCGCCACGCGCGCTCGAGCCCGCCACCCCGGGGGTGACCCGATGA